A genomic window from Acidobacteriota bacterium includes:
- a CDS encoding RNA 3'-terminal phosphate cyclase, whose protein sequence is MITIDGSFGEGGGQILRTSLALSLVTGQPFRIEKIRAGRKNPGLLRQHLTAVNAAQQISQAAVEGAGIGSTQLSFTPGEITPGEYAFAVGTAGSTTLVLQTVLPSLLRARAESRLTLEGGTHNPFAPPFNFLVKAFLPLLNRLGARVEATLARYGFYPAGGGKLEIRIAPASQLTPFELLERGEIVGRRAQALVANLPRSVGERELKVIGQKLNWPAEWLRLEEVKNSNGPGNLVSVEIESANVAEVFTGFGERGVTAEAVAIKAIQEARRYLASDAAVGEYLADQLLIPLALAGGGAFTTVAPSRHTTTNIAIIRKFLPVEITTEELSKRAWKIAVKG, encoded by the coding sequence ATGATCACAATTGATGGTTCATTCGGCGAAGGCGGCGGCCAAATCCTGCGCACCTCCCTGGCCCTCTCGTTAGTCACCGGCCAGCCCTTCCGCATCGAGAAGATTCGCGCGGGGCGCAAAAATCCGGGGCTGTTGCGGCAGCATCTGACGGCGGTCAATGCCGCGCAACAAATCAGCCAGGCGGCGGTCGAAGGCGCGGGCATCGGTTCGACGCAATTGAGCTTCACGCCCGGCGAAATCACGCCCGGTGAATACGCCTTTGCTGTCGGCACGGCGGGCAGTACGACGCTGGTGTTGCAAACCGTCTTGCCGTCGTTGTTGCGCGCGCGCGCTGAGAGCCGCTTGACGCTCGAAGGCGGGACGCACAATCCCTTTGCGCCGCCGTTTAACTTTTTGGTCAAGGCCTTTCTGCCGCTGCTCAACCGGTTGGGTGCCCGCGTAGAAGCGACGCTCGCGCGGTACGGGTTTTATCCGGCGGGCGGCGGCAAGCTTGAAATTCGCATCGCACCTGCCAGCCAACTCACGCCCTTTGAATTGCTGGAACGCGGCGAGATCGTCGGGCGGCGCGCACAGGCGCTGGTCGCCAATCTGCCGCGTTCAGTGGGCGAGCGCGAGTTGAAAGTCATCGGACAAAAGCTGAATTGGCCAGCGGAATGGTTGCGGCTGGAAGAGGTCAAAAATTCCAATGGGCCGGGCAATTTGGTCTCGGTTGAAATCGAAAGCGCCAATGTTGCCGAAGTCTTCACCGGCTTTGGCGAACGTGGTGTGACGGCGGAAGCCGTGGCGATCAAGGCGATTCAAGAGGCGCGGCGCTATCTGGCGTCTGATGCGGCGGTGGGCGAATACCTGGCCGATCAGTTGCTGATTCCGCTGGCATTGGCCGGTGGCGGTGCCTTCACGACGGTGGCGCCTTCGCGGCACACGACAACCAACATTGCGATCATCCGCAAGTTTTTGCCAGTGGAGATTACGACTGAGGAACTGAGCAAGCGCGCGTGGAAGATTGCGGTGAAGGGCTGA
- a CDS encoding sulfatase, whose protein sequence is MKRSITCLLLLCVCTGYLPSADAQRRPNVLFIIADDLRNAATSFGDVSAHAPNLDRLAKRGVRFDNAYCQYPVCNPSRASFLTGLRPDTTGVQDNNTFFRQKLPHVVTLPELFKQQGYFTASLGKIFHRGGTMEEINEHMADPQSWSHVRFFQSPPLGFKGEGRNLTGGALAWCRWLAAEGGDEDQPDGQVAAEAVRLINEKRKEPFFLAIGFHKPHDPFIAPKKYFDLYPPDKIQLPLDPADRSPEVPFAIPNGYPQFKQFTDQERREFKRAYLAGVSFMDAQLGKVFAALDQQKLWDNTIIVFIGDHGYHLGERGWWNKNTLFELSTRAPLVVYAPKLKTAGQRSRALVEFVDLYPTIVELAGLKAPENLEGLSLKPLLNKPALAWKKAAFTQVLRGNVQGRTVRTVRWRYTEWQGSDGGAELYDQQTDPGEYHNLASEAAYAKQVAELKQVLNAGWKTALPTMQ, encoded by the coding sequence ATGAAACGATCCATTACCTGCTTGTTATTGCTGTGCGTCTGCACAGGCTACTTGCCGAGCGCAGACGCACAACGCCGCCCCAACGTCCTATTCATCATCGCCGATGATTTGCGCAACGCGGCGACCAGCTTTGGCGATGTCAGCGCACACGCCCCCAACCTCGACCGTTTGGCCAAACGCGGCGTGCGTTTTGACAACGCCTATTGCCAATATCCGGTCTGCAATCCCAGCCGCGCTTCTTTCCTGACGGGCTTGCGGCCCGATACGACGGGCGTGCAGGACAACAACACGTTCTTTCGGCAAAAGCTGCCGCACGTGGTCACGCTGCCCGAACTGTTCAAACAGCAAGGCTATTTCACCGCCAGCCTGGGCAAAATCTTTCATCGCGGCGGCACGATGGAGGAGATCAACGAACACATGGCCGACCCGCAATCGTGGTCGCACGTGCGCTTCTTTCAAAGCCCGCCGCTTGGCTTCAAAGGCGAAGGCCGCAACCTGACCGGCGGCGCGCTGGCCTGGTGCCGCTGGCTGGCGGCGGAAGGCGGTGACGAAGACCAACCCGACGGCCAGGTTGCCGCCGAAGCGGTACGGCTCATCAACGAGAAACGCAAAGAACCCTTCTTCCTCGCCATCGGCTTCCACAAACCGCACGACCCTTTTATCGCGCCAAAGAAGTATTTCGACTTGTACCCGCCCGACAAAATCCAGTTGCCGCTCGACCCCGCCGACCGTTCGCCCGAAGTGCCGTTCGCGATTCCCAACGGCTATCCGCAATTCAAACAGTTCACCGATCAGGAGCGCCGCGAATTCAAACGCGCCTATCTGGCGGGCGTCTCGTTTATGGATGCGCAACTGGGCAAGGTCTTCGCCGCGCTCGATCAGCAAAAGCTCTGGGACAACACGATCATCGTGTTCATCGGCGACCACGGCTATCACCTGGGCGAACGCGGCTGGTGGAACAAGAACACGCTGTTTGAACTTTCGACGCGCGCGCCGTTGGTCGTGTATGCGCCGAAGCTGAAGACCGCCGGACAACGCAGCCGCGCTTTGGTCGAGTTCGTTGATCTATATCCAACCATTGTTGAGCTGGCTGGCTTGAAAGCACCAGAAAATTTGGAAGGCCTGAGTTTGAAACCGCTGCTGAACAAACCGGCGCTGGCGTGGAAGAAAGCCGCGTTCACCCAAGTGCTGCGCGGCAACGTGCAAGGCCGCACGGTGCGCACCGTGCGCTGGCGTTACACCGAATGGCAGGGCAGCGACGGCGGCGCGGAGCTTTACGATCAGCAAACCGATCCGGGCGAGTATCACAATCTGGCGAGCGAGGCGGCCTATGCCAAACAAGTGGCGGAGTTGAAGCAGGTGTTGAATGCTGGTTGGAAAACAGCGTTGCCAACTATGCAGTAA
- a CDS encoding DUF1501 domain-containing protein, whose protein sequence is MNEQPTGLPQITRRHFFQQTGFGIGALALSSLTGRAALAQTVQSRVQHFAPKAKNVIFLFMAGGPSQLDLFDPKPLLNKYHDQPIPAELVKGERFAFIKGTPLCLGSPFKFAKHGQSGAVVSELLPHLSKHADKLALIRSMQTTQFNHAPAQIFMNTGHQIIGRPSMGSWLLYGLGSENKDLPGFVVLLSGEADPDGGKALWGSGFLPTQYQGVEFRSKGEPVLFVNNPAGVNAQARRATLDTLGELNQLRRAEIGDPEINTRIEAYELAFRMQTSVPELTDISKEPAAIQQLYGTEPGRKSFANNCLLARRLVERGVRFVQLYHRGWDTHGNSIGGDIVVKLPRLCAEVDQPISALLTDLQQRGLLDETLVVWGGEFGRTPMNEKRNGSNLYGRDHHPRAFTMWLAGAGVKPGVTIGQTDEFGYNIVEDPVEVFDLHATVLHLLGIDHTRLTFKFQGREFRLTDVHGQVVAKLLA, encoded by the coding sequence ATGAACGAACAACCAACTGGCTTACCACAAATCACGCGCCGCCACTTCTTCCAACAAACCGGCTTTGGCATCGGCGCCCTGGCCTTGTCTTCGCTGACGGGCCGCGCAGCGTTGGCGCAAACCGTACAAAGCCGCGTGCAGCATTTCGCACCGAAAGCAAAAAACGTCATCTTCCTGTTTATGGCGGGCGGGCCGTCGCAACTGGATTTGTTCGACCCCAAGCCGCTGCTCAACAAATATCACGACCAACCGATCCCGGCTGAATTGGTCAAAGGCGAACGCTTCGCCTTTATCAAAGGCACGCCGCTTTGTCTTGGCTCGCCCTTCAAGTTTGCAAAGCACGGCCAATCCGGCGCGGTTGTGTCGGAACTGTTGCCGCATTTGAGCAAACACGCCGATAAACTGGCGCTCATTCGCTCGATGCAAACGACGCAATTCAATCACGCGCCCGCCCAGATTTTCATGAACACCGGCCACCAGATCATCGGGCGGCCCAGCATGGGTTCGTGGCTGCTCTACGGCCTGGGCAGCGAGAACAAAGACCTGCCCGGTTTTGTCGTGTTGCTGTCCGGCGAAGCCGATCCCGATGGTGGCAAAGCGCTCTGGGGCAGCGGCTTTTTGCCGACGCAATACCAGGGCGTAGAGTTCCGCTCGAAAGGCGAACCGGTGCTTTTCGTCAACAACCCCGCAGGCGTGAATGCGCAGGCGCGTCGCGCTACACTCGACACGCTGGGCGAATTGAACCAACTGCGCCGCGCTGAAATCGGCGACCCCGAAATCAACACGCGCATCGAAGCTTACGAACTCGCCTTTCGCATGCAAACCAGCGTGCCCGAATTGACCGACATCTCCAAAGAGCCTGCCGCCATCCAGCAACTTTACGGCACCGAACCGGGCAGGAAATCCTTTGCCAATAACTGCCTGTTGGCGCGCCGGTTGGTCGAACGTGGTGTGCGTTTCGTGCAGCTTTACCATCGCGGCTGGGATACGCACGGCAACAGCATCGGTGGTGACATCGTCGTCAAGCTGCCGCGTCTGTGCGCCGAAGTGGATCAGCCGATCAGCGCGCTGCTGACCGACCTGCAACAACGCGGCTTGCTCGACGAAACGCTGGTCGTCTGGGGCGGGGAATTCGGGCGCACGCCGATGAATGAGAAACGCAATGGTTCGAATCTGTATGGCCGCGATCACCATCCGCGCGCCTTCACGATGTGGCTGGCGGGTGCGGGCGTCAAACCGGGTGTGACGATTGGGCAGACAGACGAGTTTGGCTATAACATCGTTGAAGACCCGGTCGAGGTGTTTGATCTGCACGCGACGGTGCTGCATCTGCTCGGGATTGATCACACACGGCTGACGTTCAAGTTTCAAGGCCGCGAATTCAGGCTGACGGATGTGCACGGCCAGGTTGTGGCGAAGTTGCTGGCTTGA
- a CDS encoding PSD1 domain-containing protein codes for MSSYSLRFIKGGLCLGLLLSWPFWSVVSAKRQTRQVDFLRDIQPIFAAACVQCHGAQKAAGQLRLDLKSAALKGGLAGADIVPGNSKQSRLLTRILGEGGEARMPLGGGPLTTAQIEIIRRWIDEGANWPEQTSDLRPQTSDRAQHWAYVKPARRALPEVQNPAWAKNSIDAFVLARLEKEGWQPAAEADRVTLLRRVSLDLIGLPPTPQEVDAFLADQAADAYEKAVDRLLASPHYGERWARPWLDLARYADSHGYEKDRPRVMWKYRDWVVNALNKDMPFDQFTIEQLAGDMLPNPTQEQLIATGFHRNTMLNQEGGVDDEEARWETLLDRVNTTATVWLGSTVGCAQCHNHKYDPFSQQEYYKLLAFFDTHEYTLLEMPGSEGWVIEPELELPTPEQAAQRDKLRAELKTVEATLKTQTPELNAAQAQWEAELRAEPQRWQTLDPLTFSASGGTKLAKQADKSILAAGAVPVSDIYTLTAQLPASASGLTALRLEALSDASLPQGGPGRDPYGNFVLSGVELVVKTDGHPQRIAMKEAAADDFAGRPDVRQLFSSENQPGNGWAIDATRDATRLNRQIVFTFEQPLKLAAPAVATIQLKQIGKTVGQGLGRVRLSVSEAAEPLRIVALPLRFQAMLATPAAQRDAAQQEALAEQFRQLTPLLKAERQRANVLRVALGSLGIVTAQIIREKQGFERPSTLLRVRGNYMNKGERVYAATPAALHAWPEDAPLNRLGLARWLVSRENPLTARATVNRAWEQFFGRGIVETVEDFGTQAAPPTHPELLDWLAVEFMESGWSMKKLHRLIVTSATYRQSSKVTPALLDKDPYNRLFARGPRFRLDAETIRDSALLASGVLSRKLGGPPVYPVQPDGIWMNPYDGNNIKWQTSQGDDRYRRSLYTFLRRTAPYPMLTTFDATSREYCIVRRVRTNTPLQALSLLNDEAFFDLARALARRMLTEVNGDLRARVSHGFRLCVARPPSQSELDKLEQLYQRQLAFYRADKTAAQRVAKGVIDEARAGDPAEVAAWTMVANVLLNLDEMLTKE; via the coding sequence ATGTCGAGCTATTCATTGCGCTTCATCAAAGGCGGGCTGTGCCTGGGACTGTTGTTGAGTTGGCCGTTTTGGTCTGTGGTGTCGGCCAAGCGCCAAACGCGCCAGGTTGATTTCCTGCGGGACATCCAACCGATTTTCGCGGCGGCCTGCGTGCAATGCCACGGCGCGCAAAAGGCTGCCGGGCAATTGCGGCTTGATTTGAAAAGCGCCGCGCTGAAAGGCGGCCTTGCTGGCGCGGACATCGTGCCCGGCAACAGCAAACAATCCCGCCTGCTCACACGCATATTGGGCGAGGGCGGCGAAGCGCGCATGCCACTGGGCGGCGGGCCGCTGACAACCGCCCAGATCGAAATCATCCGCCGTTGGATTGATGAAGGCGCAAACTGGCCTGAACAGACTTCAGACCTCAGACCTCAGACCTCAGACCGTGCGCAGCATTGGGCGTATGTGAAGCCCGCGCGCCGCGCTTTGCCAGAGGTGCAGAACCCGGCTTGGGCAAAGAATTCGATTGATGCGTTTGTGCTGGCGCGGCTGGAAAAGGAAGGCTGGCAACCCGCAGCCGAAGCTGACCGCGTGACGCTGTTGCGGCGTGTCTCGCTGGATTTGATTGGCTTGCCGCCGACACCGCAGGAAGTGGACGCCTTTCTCGCCGATCAGGCAGCGGATGCTTATGAAAAGGCCGTTGACCGGCTACTCGCCAGTCCGCATTACGGCGAACGCTGGGCGCGTCCGTGGCTGGATTTGGCGCGTTACGCCGATTCGCACGGCTACGAAAAAGACCGCCCGCGTGTGATGTGGAAGTATCGCGATTGGGTCGTCAACGCGCTAAACAAGGACATGCCCTTTGATCAATTCACCATTGAGCAACTCGCGGGGGACATGCTGCCCAATCCCACGCAAGAACAACTGATCGCGACCGGCTTTCACCGCAACACCATGCTCAATCAGGAAGGCGGCGTGGATGACGAAGAGGCGCGCTGGGAAACGTTGCTTGACCGCGTCAACACGACCGCGACGGTTTGGCTGGGTTCGACCGTGGGTTGCGCGCAATGCCACAACCACAAATACGATCCGTTCTCGCAGCAGGAGTATTACAAGCTGCTGGCCTTCTTCGATACGCACGAATACACCCTCCTCGAGATGCCCGGCAGCGAGGGCTGGGTGATCGAACCCGAACTGGAATTGCCCACGCCAGAACAGGCCGCACAGCGCGACAAGTTGCGCGCCGAATTGAAGACCGTTGAAGCGACACTCAAAACGCAAACGCCTGAATTGAACGCCGCGCAGGCGCAGTGGGAAGCCGAATTGCGCGCTGAGCCGCAACGTTGGCAAACACTCGATCCGCTGACTTTTTCGGCCAGTGGCGGGACGAAGCTGGCAAAGCAAGCCGACAAATCAATCCTGGCGGCGGGCGCGGTGCCGGTCAGTGACATTTACACGCTCACCGCGCAACTGCCCGCCAGCGCTTCCGGCCTGACTGCCTTGCGATTGGAAGCCCTGAGCGACGCCAGTTTGCCGCAAGGCGGGCCGGGGCGCGATCCCTATGGCAACTTCGTTCTGTCGGGCGTTGAGTTGGTCGTCAAGACTGACGGCCACCCGCAGCGCATCGCCATGAAAGAAGCCGCCGCCGATGATTTCGCGGGCCGCCCCGATGTGCGCCAGCTTTTCAGCAGCGAGAATCAACCGGGCAACGGCTGGGCGATTGACGCCACGCGCGACGCCACGCGGTTGAATCGCCAGATCGTTTTTACGTTTGAGCAACCGCTCAAACTGGCCGCGCCCGCCGTGGCTACAATTCAACTCAAACAAATCGGCAAAACCGTAGGCCAGGGGCTGGGCCGGGTGCGTCTTTCTGTCAGCGAAGCGGCTGAACCCTTGCGCATCGTCGCGCTGCCGCTGCGGTTCCAGGCCATGCTCGCCACGCCCGCCGCCCAACGCGACGCCGCGCAACAGGAAGCGTTGGCCGAACAGTTCCGCCAGTTGACGCCGCTGCTCAAAGCCGAGCGCCAGCGCGCCAATGTTTTGCGCGTGGCCCTTGGCAGTCTGGGCATCGTCACGGCGCAGATCATCCGCGAGAAACAAGGCTTTGAGCGACCTTCGACGCTGTTGCGTGTGCGCGGGAATTACATGAACAAGGGCGAGCGCGTTTACGCCGCCACGCCCGCCGCCTTACACGCCTGGCCTGAAGACGCGCCGCTTAACCGCTTGGGTTTGGCGCGCTGGCTGGTCAGCCGAGAAAATCCATTGACCGCGCGCGCCACCGTCAATCGCGCCTGGGAGCAGTTTTTCGGACGCGGCATTGTCGAGACGGTCGAAGATTTCGGCACGCAAGCCGCGCCGCCCACGCATCCCGAATTGCTGGACTGGCTGGCCGTCGAATTTATGGAAAGTGGCTGGAGTATGAAGAAGCTGCACCGCTTGATCGTGACTTCGGCAACCTATCGGCAATCGTCAAAGGTCACGCCCGCGTTGCTGGACAAAGATCCGTACAATCGTCTTTTCGCGCGTGGCCCGCGCTTCCGGCTGGATGCCGAAACGATCCGCGATTCAGCCTTACTGGCGAGCGGCGTCTTGTCGCGCAAACTCGGCGGCCCGCCGGTTTATCCGGTGCAGCCCGACGGCATCTGGATGAATCCGTATGATGGCAATAACATCAAATGGCAAACCAGCCAGGGTGACGACCGTTATCGCCGCAGCCTGTACACCTTCCTGCGCCGCACCGCGCCGTATCCGATGCTGACGACGTTTGACGCGACCAGTCGCGAGTATTGCATCGTGCGGCGCGTGCGCACCAACACACCTTTGCAAGCGCTCAGCCTGCTCAATGACGAAGCGTTTTTTGATTTGGCGCGCGCCTTGGCACGGCGCATGTTGACCGAAGTAAATGGCGATTTGCGCGCCCGCGTGAGTCACGGCTTTCGCCTTTGCGTGGCGCGTCCGCCCAGCCAGTCTGAGTTGGACAAGTTGGAACAGCTTTACCAGCGGCAACTCGCGTTCTATCGCGCGGATAAAACGGCGGCCCAGCGCGTAGCCAAAGGCGTCATAGACGAGGCGCGCGCAGGCGATCCGGCGGAGGTCGCAGCGTGGACGATGGTGGCGAATGTGCTGCTGAACCTGGATGAGATGTTGACCAAGGAGTAG
- a CDS encoding CoA transferase — translation MQETASSPRPLAGLTVLDFTIALAGPFATLLLGGLGARVIKIENPLSGDTCRTNAPYLGAAGAKLARTSDDDISISALNRLRNKQGITLNLKHPQARELYADLLQHADIVVENFSSGVIDRLGVGYEFTRTINPRIIFCSISGFGSDGAGKALDTIIQALSGVMQTSGNAGEPPVRMGVPFADLITPLYGVIGILAALEQRRRTGVGQYVDVSMLGALTSLVAAEPFDLLERLGVESRTGQTVPRLAPFGIYTARDGHAAICAHTDAFTLNLFTAMARPDLAADERFNTRDNRVKHVAELDALIEAWTRTQPLAELLPCLEAAGVPAAEVRTPSVAVRDPRVLARGETVPLAHPKFGAVEEVYGTGLPIKFSAATAGFDQVAPALGEHNELVYGQMLGYSAEQIAQLKAEGII, via the coding sequence ATGCAGGAAACAGCTTCATCACCACGCCCGTTGGCAGGCCTCACGGTTTTAGACTTCACTATCGCGCTGGCCGGCCCGTTTGCCACCTTGCTGCTGGGGGGTCTGGGCGCGCGCGTCATCAAAATCGAAAACCCGCTCAGCGGCGATACCTGCCGTACCAATGCGCCGTACCTCGGCGCGGCAGGCGCGAAACTGGCGCGCACAAGCGACGACGATATTTCGATCTCGGCGTTGAACCGGTTGCGCAACAAACAAGGCATTACGCTCAACCTCAAACACCCCCAGGCGCGCGAGCTATACGCCGATCTGCTGCAACACGCCGACATCGTCGTCGAAAATTTCAGCAGCGGCGTCATTGATCGTCTCGGCGTGGGTTATGAATTCACACGCACGATCAACCCGCGCATCATCTTTTGTTCAATCAGCGGCTTTGGCAGCGATGGCGCTGGCAAAGCGCTGGACACCATCATCCAGGCGCTCAGCGGCGTGATGCAGACCTCTGGGAACGCAGGCGAGCCACCCGTGCGGATGGGCGTGCCGTTCGCCGACCTGATCACGCCGCTTTACGGAGTGATCGGCATCCTGGCCGCGCTCGAACAGCGCAGGCGCACCGGCGTCGGGCAATACGTAGACGTTTCGATGCTGGGCGCGCTGACCTCCCTAGTCGCGGCGGAGCCATTCGATTTGTTGGAGCGGCTCGGCGTTGAATCGCGCACCGGGCAAACTGTCCCACGTTTAGCGCCCTTCGGCATTTACACCGCCCGCGATGGCCACGCCGCCATTTGCGCGCACACTGACGCGTTTACGCTGAACTTATTTACGGCGATGGCGCGCCCGGATTTGGCTGCCGACGAACGCTTCAACACCCGCGACAACCGGGTCAAGCACGTCGCCGAGTTGGACGCGCTGATCGAAGCCTGGACGCGCACGCAACCGCTGGCCGAACTGCTGCCGTGTTTGGAAGCCGCTGGCGTGCCCGCCGCTGAAGTCCGCACCCCCAGCGTCGCCGTGCGTGATCCGCGTGTGCTGGCGCGTGGCGAAACCGTGCCGCTTGCGCATCCCAAATTCGGCGCGGTGGAAGAGGTTTACGGCACCGGCCTCCCGATCAAGTTTTCGGCGGCCACGGCAGGCTTTGACCAAGTCGCGCCTGCGCTGGGCGAACACAACGAATTGGTCTATGGGCAGATGCTGGGCTACTCCGCCGAACAGATCGCTCAGTTGAAAGCCGAAGGGATCATTTGA